The genomic DNA CCCACGTGTCGGCCGCGGCCATCTCGCGGTCGCTCAGCAGATAGAGTTCGTCGGCGTACACGGACTCCATCGCCTCCTGCAGGACCTCCTTGTAGCCCGGCGGGCCCATGCTCATCACGCTCACGTCCCCGCCGTGGCGCACCTTCGTCTGGAGCGCCCCCCGGAGGGCGTGCTTGTCGTTCGGATTCATCACCGTCGGGGTCTTCCCGCGCTCCAGGTGGCCGTCCTCGTCGAACGAGACCTGGCCCTCCCGGAAGTCGGGAACCCCTTTGGTCAGAACTACCATGTGCATCGGTCTCAAATCACCTTCGACGTGAGCCACCCGCGGAGCACTAATAGCTCTTTATCATGTCAAAATATTAACTATACGCGAATTTCGCTGGACGGCGGCAGTGTCGGTCAGCGGTTCGATGCGCCCGAATTGACGGGCAAGAAGCGATGGTGGCGGCAGAGCTATCCGGATATTTTCATGTCCTCGTTCCGCCGCCGTCCGGTGGTTCTTGCCGGAACGAGTCCACGTCCACACACCACACCGGGCCGTAATCGTTGTGGGTGCCAGCGGTGGCCCCTCGTCGGAGGGGATGTCGCACGCCGCGCACGCTGCGCTCGCCGCGCACGCTGCGGTCAGAGGAAGAGCGAGAGGAGAGGGCCGACTAGCTCCGTCCCTCGCGGCTGGGGTCGACGTCGATGGCGTCGACGGGGCAGACGTCGACGCAGATCATGCAGTCGATGCAGGAGGCCTCCTCAGCGGGGTCGGCCTTGATCTCGCTCTCCGGATGTCCCGGTGTGTCGACCCACTCGAACACGTCGACCGGGCAGTCCTCGAGACAGGCACCGT from Haloglomus litoreum includes the following:
- a CDS encoding 4Fe-4S dicluster domain-containing protein, giving the protein MAIDPQFEDTREVVEEHNGHDVWGPVDEPETLGIHGTHVAVDFDICLADGACLEDCPVDVFEWVDTPGHPESEIKADPAEEASCIDCMICVDVCPVDAIDVDPSREGRS